In a genomic window of Anomalospiza imberbis isolate Cuckoo-Finch-1a 21T00152 chromosome 5, ASM3175350v1, whole genome shotgun sequence:
- the NOPCHAP1 gene encoding NOP protein chaperone 1, with translation MAGPGGAAGPAAARELLDVRPRPGLEDILLINSKCSSKKATTLQTVKVPRSNVLDRVQSFLPQMAQANDELKRKMVTAPAHQFDIEHLDSETEKVIEMNVAVVELSDSDTDEELLTSEDDSESDEDDSVTDEVTVDNIKFPKQKGEKGKIEILDSKANE, from the exons ATggcggggcccggcggcgcggcggggccggcggcggcccGGGAGCTGCTGGACGTGCGGCCCCGGCCAG GGCTGGAAGACATTTTGCTGATTAATTCAAAATGCAGCAGCAAGAAGGCCACAACTTTACAGACGGTTAAGGTGCCAAGGAGCAATG ttttggaCCGAGTTCAGAGCTTTTTACCACAGATGGCCCAGGCAAATGATGAGCTCAAAAGAAAAATGGTAACAGCACCTGCTCATCAGTTTGATATTGAACATCTAGACAGTGAAACAGAAAAAGTTATAGAAATG aatgtggCTGTAGTTGAACTGAGTGATTCTGATACAGATGAAGAGTTGCTGACTTCAGAAGATGACTCGGAATCTGATGAAGATGATTCTGTAACTGATGAAGTGACAGTAGACAACATTAAGTTTCCTaaacaaaaaggagaaaagggcaaaatagaaattttggacagcaaagcaaatgagtaa